TGGAAAAGCTGGTCGAGCGGCAAGCGCTTTCCCATGGGCCTCGCGCTTGGCGGCACGCTGGCGCTCTATCTGATCCTGGGGATCTTCTACGGAAGCTGAGGATTTCGGCGCGGGCCGTCACAGGCCGCTGCATTTCCCAAGCCCGGCCCATCTCTTGCCACAAAGCTGTTGTTTCTTCGGCGGCAACAGATCCGAACAGGGCCTTGCAGAGATGAATATGGAACCCAGCGCCGTCATGGCGCCGCCGCCGCCGAAACGCCTGGACGAGATGAACCTCTCGCCGATCTTCATGCGTGACATCATGCTGAAGACCATCTTCCGCAAGAACGCCAACACGGTCACCGATCTGTCCAAGGCGGTCTGTCTGCCGATGGGCATCACGCAGGAGCTGATCGACCTGGGGCGCTCGCAGGGGCTGCTCGAGGCGATGGGCACGCTCAGCGCCAATGCCGGCAACGAGATGAGCTATCAGCTTACCGATTCCGGCAAGGCGCGCGCGCTCGACGCGCTGTCGCAGTCGGAATATTTCGGCCCGATGCCGGTGCCGCTCGATCTCTATGCCGAGCAGGTCAAGCGCCAGTCGATCCGCAATATCCAGATCACCCGCGACCAGCTGCTCGGCGCCATGGGCCATCTGGTGCTGCCCGAACATCTGATCTCGCATCTCGGCCCCGCCGTCGGCGCCGGGCGCTCGATCCTGATGTACGGCCCTCCGGGCAATGGCAAATCCTCGATTTCCAATGGCATCCGCGACGCCATCGGCGACAAGATCTACGTGCCGCGCGCCATCGAATATTCCGGTCAGGTGATCTCGGTCTACGACCCGATCGTGCATTCCGCCGCCGAAACCGCCGAGGACGACCCCACACGCCTGCGCCGCAACAACCGGTTCGACACGCGCTATGTGCTCTGCGAGCGCCCCACCGTGATCACCGGCGGCGAGCTGTCGCTCGACATGCTGGATCTGGTCTATAACCCCACCGCACGGACCTATCAGGCGCCGCTTCAGCTCAAGGCCACGGGCGGCATCTTCATCGTCGACGACCTGGGGCGTCAGGCGGAACCGCCGCAAAAGCTGGTGAACCGCTGGATCGTGCCGCTGGAGGAAAACAAGGATATCCTCGCGCTGCAATCGGGCGAGAAATTCGAGGTGCCCTTCGACACGCTTGTGATCTTCTCGACCAACTTCCACCCCAACGAGATCTTCGACAAGGCGGCGCTGCGGAGGATCTTCTTCAAGATCAAGATCGACGGCCCGAACCAGGAGGATTTCCTCAAGATCTTCGCGCTGGTCGCCCGCAAACGCAAAATGCAGCTCGACGAGGCATCGCTGGTGCACCTGCTCAAGACGAAATATCCCTCGATCGACAATGTCTACGCCAACTACCAGCCGCTGTTCCTGATCGACCAGATGATCTCGGTCTGCGACTTCGAAGGCCTGCCCTACAAGATGACGCCCGAGCTGGTGGATCGCGCCTGGGCGAACATGTTCGTGCGCGACGAGACGATCGTGAAATAACGCGGCGCCGGCGCTGCCGCGCCGCGCGCCCCTGTTCACTGGATCGACAGGTCGAGCTCGTATGCCACGGTCTTGCCGGCGTCCTGGTCATTGCCCATGAGATAGACGCGAATGGTGTAAGTGCCCTTCTCGGGCAATTCGACCGTCGTCGCGTTGCCGTTGATCGAGCTGTTATAAATCGCCACGTTGTCGCTGCCGGGCGGCAGGATGTTGAAATAGGCCGAGCCGGAACTGTCGAGCTCGACGAACATCTCCTGCCCCTGCCCGGCGCCCAGCCTGTAATCGTGGTAATCGTGCCCCGTCACCTCGCCGCCGACATGCGTGCCGTACTGCCCTTTCGGGAAATGCACATCGCTGACCATCTGCGCCGCCGCCAGCGCCGGCCATGCCGTAACCAGCGCCATGCCGAGCGCCAAAGACCTGATATTGCGTTTCATCCTGTCTCCTCCCCTTCCGTTTCGGAAGCCGATCATACCCCGTTTCGGCGCCGTCACGAACGAAAATCATCGGCACGTATCGGGACGAGCAGCACCTCTGGCGACTGGCGGCGTTTTGGCGCGGAAACCCGCATTTTTCCGCTTGACGGTTCGCCCCCGCTATCATACCCACCGCTCCACGGTTTGGCGGAGTAGCTCAGTTGGTTAGAGCAGCGGAATCATAATCCGCGTGTCGGGGGTTCAAGTCCCTCCTCCGCTACCATTTCCCCCCCGAAAATCTTTGTTCGCGAGCTTCGCAAGTCGCGCTGTCCGGCGCCAAGTCGGTCAAATCGCCTTTTGCGGACGCGATCACGCTTGCCCGATGCCCGTGCTCGCGCCGACACCCGGATGCCGCAACCATGCCGCAGGTGTCCACAGACCCCACCGGCTTGACAATGCGGCGCAATCGGGCGCAACTGCCGGCACGCTGGTGCCTGTGAGAACAGGTGAAAAGGGAATGTGCCAGCCCGGGCAACCGGGTCAAGCACAGCCGCCCCCGCGACCGTGACCGGAGAGGTCGCCCAAAGCCACTGGCATCGTGCCGGGAAGGATGGGCAACCGCAGGAGA
The window above is part of the Salipiger abyssi genome. Proteins encoded here:
- a CDS encoding ATPase; translation: MNMEPSAVMAPPPPKRLDEMNLSPIFMRDIMLKTIFRKNANTVTDLSKAVCLPMGITQELIDLGRSQGLLEAMGTLSANAGNEMSYQLTDSGKARALDALSQSEYFGPMPVPLDLYAEQVKRQSIRNIQITRDQLLGAMGHLVLPEHLISHLGPAVGAGRSILMYGPPGNGKSSISNGIRDAIGDKIYVPRAIEYSGQVISVYDPIVHSAAETAEDDPTRLRRNNRFDTRYVLCERPTVITGGELSLDMLDLVYNPTARTYQAPLQLKATGGIFIVDDLGRQAEPPQKLVNRWIVPLEENKDILALQSGEKFEVPFDTLVIFSTNFHPNEIFDKAALRRIFFKIKIDGPNQEDFLKIFALVARKRKMQLDEASLVHLLKTKYPSIDNVYANYQPLFLIDQMISVCDFEGLPYKMTPELVDRAWANMFVRDETIVK